Proteins from a single region of Bradyrhizobium diazoefficiens:
- the der gene encoding ribosome biogenesis GTPase Der — translation MSFTIAIIGRPNVGKSTLFNRLVGQKLALVDDLPGVTRDRREGEARLGDLEFTIIDTAGLDEGAKGSLTARMQEQTETAIAQADALFFVIDARIGLTPTDRAFADFARKANKPVLLIANKSEGKHGDAGAMESFALGLGDPIQISAEHGEGMGELYDALRELMPEPVDEDDAEDDEPLTEEEAATRPIRVAIVGRPNAGKSTLINHLLGEERLLTSPEAGTTRDSIAVEINWKGREFRVFDTAGLRRRSRIEEKLEKLSVADALRAVRFAEVVVMMMDSQNRFEEQDLRITDLIEREGRAVVLAVNKWDLMETKGGGAISTLRRDADHWLPQLKGVPIVAVSGLMGEGIDRLMQAIQDAYALWNRRVSTSALNRWFEEAVQANPPPAVSGRRLKLNYITQTKARPPSFVLFCSRADAVPQSYLRYLVNSMREAFELPGTPVRITLREKANPFAHKRKRPS, via the coding sequence ATGTCCTTTACGATTGCCATTATCGGCCGGCCCAATGTCGGCAAATCGACGCTGTTCAACCGCCTGGTCGGACAGAAGCTCGCGCTCGTTGATGATCTGCCCGGCGTCACCCGCGACCGCCGCGAGGGCGAGGCCAGGCTCGGCGATCTCGAATTCACCATCATCGACACCGCCGGCCTCGACGAGGGCGCCAAGGGTTCGCTCACGGCGCGGATGCAGGAGCAGACCGAGACTGCGATCGCGCAGGCCGATGCACTGTTCTTCGTGATCGATGCCCGCATCGGCCTCACGCCGACGGACCGCGCTTTCGCCGATTTCGCCCGCAAGGCCAACAAGCCGGTGCTGCTGATTGCCAACAAGAGCGAAGGCAAGCATGGCGATGCCGGCGCGATGGAATCCTTTGCGCTCGGCCTCGGCGATCCCATCCAGATCTCCGCCGAACACGGTGAGGGCATGGGCGAGCTATATGACGCCCTCCGCGAGTTGATGCCGGAGCCCGTCGACGAGGATGACGCCGAGGACGACGAGCCGCTCACCGAGGAAGAGGCCGCGACGCGTCCGATCCGGGTCGCCATCGTCGGCCGGCCCAATGCCGGCAAGTCGACGCTGATCAACCATCTGCTCGGCGAGGAGCGGCTGCTGACGAGCCCGGAGGCCGGCACCACGCGCGATTCGATTGCGGTCGAGATCAACTGGAAGGGCCGCGAATTTCGTGTGTTCGACACCGCTGGCCTGCGCCGACGCTCGCGCATCGAGGAGAAGCTGGAGAAGCTCTCGGTTGCCGACGCGTTGCGCGCCGTGCGCTTCGCCGAAGTCGTCGTGATGATGATGGATTCGCAGAATCGCTTCGAGGAGCAGGATCTGCGCATCACCGATCTGATCGAGCGCGAGGGCCGCGCGGTCGTGCTCGCCGTCAACAAATGGGACCTGATGGAGACCAAGGGCGGCGGCGCGATTTCCACTCTGCGCCGCGATGCCGACCATTGGCTGCCGCAGCTCAAGGGCGTGCCGATCGTCGCCGTCTCGGGCCTGATGGGCGAGGGCATCGATCGCCTGATGCAGGCGATCCAGGATGCCTATGCGCTCTGGAACAGGCGCGTCTCGACCTCGGCATTGAACCGCTGGTTCGAAGAAGCTGTCCAGGCCAATCCGCCACCCGCGGTGTCAGGCCGCCGGTTGAAGCTGAACTACATCACGCAGACGAAAGCGCGCCCGCCGAGCTTCGTGCTGTTCTGCTCGCGCGCCGACGCGGTGCCGCAGTCTTACTTGCGCTACCTCGTCAACTCGATGCGTGAGGCGTTCGAGCTGCCGGGTACGCCGGTGCGCATCACCCTCCGCGAGAAGGCCAATCCATTCGCGCACAAGCGCAAGCGGCCATCGTGA
- a CDS encoding IS701 family transposase, whose translation MNLNHGEGSEARFAAYVAGLGSVIGPAVRMRPLRDYCTGLILPGERKSVEPMAARTAPARTAAQHQSLLHFVGNATWSDADVLAKVREMVLPAIERSGPIEAWIIDDTSFPKQGKHSVGVHHQYCGQLGKQANCQVAVSLSIANHAASLPVAYRLYLPETWAKDRARRKKAGVPKEIKFRTKPEIALEQIRRACEAGLPRGVGLMDAAYGNDSRLRAGMTALGVLYVAGILPNTLMWRPGTGPRRKDRPLNNTGRRDEPDLVSAKEVMLALPKQAWRTVTWREGSADWLSSRFARVRVAVGHNKLIPEKLSPEWLLIEWPEGETEPTKYWLSTLPETISFERLVDLAKLRWRIERDYQELKQEVGLGHYEGRGWRGFHHHATLCIAAYGFLIAEQATIPPSGPRSATPIPIPRLPDDYRPRGSARAA comes from the coding sequence ATGAATCTCAATCATGGTGAAGGCAGCGAGGCACGATTTGCGGCGTATGTAGCTGGGCTTGGAAGCGTAATCGGTCCGGCGGTGCGGATGAGGCCGCTGCGTGACTATTGTACTGGCTTGATACTACCGGGTGAACGCAAGAGCGTCGAGCCGATGGCTGCGCGGACGGCCCCCGCGCGGACGGCAGCCCAGCACCAATCACTGTTGCATTTTGTCGGTAACGCGACCTGGTCGGACGCGGACGTGCTGGCCAAGGTCCGGGAGATGGTATTGCCGGCGATCGAGAGGAGCGGACCGATCGAGGCATGGATCATCGACGACACGTCATTCCCCAAGCAAGGCAAGCATTCGGTCGGCGTTCACCACCAATATTGCGGTCAGCTCGGCAAGCAGGCCAATTGCCAGGTGGCAGTATCTTTGTCGATTGCCAACCATGCCGCAAGTCTTCCGGTGGCTTATCGGCTGTATCTGCCGGAAACCTGGGCAAAGGACCGCGCACGCCGGAAGAAGGCGGGTGTCCCGAAGGAGATCAAGTTCAGGACCAAACCGGAGATCGCGCTGGAGCAGATACGCCGGGCTTGCGAGGCCGGACTGCCGCGCGGTGTCGGATTGATGGATGCGGCCTACGGCAATGACTCGCGGTTACGCGCGGGAATGACAGCTTTGGGCGTGCTCTACGTAGCCGGCATCTTGCCGAACACATTGATGTGGCGACCCGGCACCGGCCCGCGCCGCAAGGACAGGCCGCTGAACAATACCGGCCGACGCGACGAGCCAGATCTGGTCTCGGCCAAGGAAGTGATGCTTGCTCTACCGAAGCAAGCCTGGCGCACGGTGACGTGGCGGGAAGGTTCGGCCGACTGGCTGTCCTCGCGCTTCGCACGTGTGCGCGTTGCTGTTGGTCACAACAAACTGATCCCCGAGAAGCTGTCGCCGGAGTGGTTGCTGATCGAATGGCCGGAGGGAGAAACGGAGCCCACCAAATACTGGCTCTCAACGCTGCCGGAGACCATCAGCTTTGAGCGACTTGTCGATCTCGCCAAGCTGCGTTGGCGCATCGAGCGTGATTATCAGGAGCTCAAGCAGGAGGTCGGGCTCGGTCACTACGAGGGACGCGGCTGGCGCGGCTTCCATCACCACGCAACTCTGTGCATCGCCGCCTACGGCTTCTTGATCGCCGAGCAGGCGACGATTCCCCCCTCAGGACCTCGTTCCGCCACGCCAATCCCGATACCTCGCTTACCCGACGATTATCGACCCAGAGGCTCCGCCCGCGCGGCCTGA
- a CDS encoding ABC transporter substrate-binding protein, which produces MTTTFARRSAALLACAAAFGFASSAYAQDKGQDKTVTIGVLNDMSSLYADIGGPNSVVAVKMAVEDSGLAAKGWKIEVVSGDHQNKPDIGVNIARQWIDTQKVDMITDTPNSGVALAVSNVAKEKNVVLLNNGGATADLTGKACNANTISYTYDTYMLANGTGKALTKAGGDSWFFLTADYAFGAALERDTSAVVIANGGKVLGGVKHPLNTSDFSSFLLQAQNSKAKIIGLANAGGDTTNAIKQAAEFGIVEGGQKLAALLLFINDVHSLGLKTAHGLTFTESFYWDLNEGTRAWSKRFQEKVSNHAMPSMTQAGNYAGVIHYLKALEALGGNPHDGAKVVAKMKEIPTDDPLFGKGPLREDGRRIIPAYLFEVKKPEESKGPWDYYKLVATIPAEDAARPLRDSECPLVKKK; this is translated from the coding sequence ATGACGACGACATTCGCGCGCCGCTCTGCGGCCCTTCTGGCCTGCGCCGCCGCTTTCGGTTTTGCATCATCAGCCTACGCCCAAGATAAAGGACAGGACAAGACCGTCACGATCGGCGTGCTCAACGACATGTCCAGCCTCTATGCCGACATCGGCGGCCCCAACTCCGTGGTCGCGGTCAAGATGGCGGTGGAGGATTCCGGCCTGGCTGCCAAGGGCTGGAAGATCGAGGTCGTCAGCGGCGATCACCAGAACAAGCCGGACATCGGGGTCAACATCGCGCGCCAGTGGATCGACACCCAGAAGGTCGACATGATCACCGACACGCCGAACTCCGGCGTGGCGCTGGCGGTCAGCAACGTCGCCAAGGAAAAGAACGTCGTCCTGCTCAACAATGGCGGCGCCACCGCCGACCTCACCGGCAAGGCCTGCAACGCCAACACCATCTCCTACACCTACGACACCTACATGCTCGCCAACGGCACCGGCAAGGCGCTGACCAAGGCGGGCGGCGACAGCTGGTTCTTCCTGACCGCCGATTACGCCTTCGGCGCCGCACTCGAGCGCGACACGAGCGCGGTCGTTATCGCGAACGGCGGCAAAGTGCTCGGCGGCGTCAAGCATCCACTCAACACGTCGGATTTCTCGTCATTCCTACTGCAGGCGCAGAACTCCAAGGCGAAGATCATCGGGCTTGCCAATGCCGGCGGCGACACCACCAACGCGATCAAGCAGGCAGCCGAATTCGGCATCGTCGAAGGCGGCCAGAAGCTCGCCGCCCTCCTGTTGTTCATCAACGATGTCCACTCGCTCGGCCTCAAGACCGCACATGGCCTGACCTTCACGGAGTCCTTCTACTGGGACCTGAACGAAGGAACTCGCGCCTGGTCCAAGCGCTTCCAGGAGAAGGTGAGCAACCACGCGATGCCGTCGATGACCCAGGCCGGCAATTATGCCGGCGTGATACACTATCTCAAGGCGCTCGAGGCACTCGGCGGCAATCCGCATGACGGCGCCAAGGTCGTCGCCAAGATGAAGGAAATCCCGACCGACGATCCGCTGTTCGGCAAGGGGCCGTTGCGCGAAGACGGCCGCCGCATCATCCCGGCTTATCTGTTCGAGGTGAAGAAGCCGGAGGAATCGAAGGGGCCGTGGGATTATTACAAGCTGGTCGCGACCATCCCGGCCGAAGACGCCGCCAGGCCGCTTAGGGATAGCGAGTGTCCGCTGGTGAAGAAGAAGTAG
- a CDS encoding SDR family NAD(P)-dependent oxidoreductase, producing the protein MTKPLANRIALVTGASRGIGFATALALAKAGAHIVATARTQGGLEELDDEIRKDGGSATLVPLNLTDSEGIARLGAGLHERYGKLDILVGNAGVLGPSSPIGHIELKTFNDVMAVNVSANFQLIRCMEPLLRQSDAGRAVFITSGAASKATAYISPYAASKAALETLARAWAQETANTKLRVNLFNPGPVRTRMRATLMPGEDPATLDTAEQVAEFIVPMCAPDWTETGRFYDYKTRTLMSFRSPA; encoded by the coding sequence ATGACAAAGCCCCTCGCCAACCGCATCGCTCTCGTCACCGGCGCCTCGCGCGGCATCGGTTTTGCCACGGCGCTCGCGCTGGCGAAGGCCGGTGCGCACATCGTTGCCACCGCGCGCACGCAGGGCGGGCTCGAGGAGCTCGATGACGAGATTCGGAAAGACGGCGGCAGCGCCACGCTGGTGCCGCTCAACCTCACGGATTCCGAGGGCATCGCGCGGCTCGGGGCCGGCCTGCACGAGCGCTATGGCAAGCTCGACATCCTCGTCGGCAATGCCGGTGTGCTCGGCCCCTCCTCGCCAATCGGCCATATCGAGCTGAAGACGTTCAACGACGTCATGGCCGTCAACGTCTCCGCGAACTTCCAGCTGATCCGCTGCATGGAGCCGCTGCTCAGGCAGTCCGACGCCGGCCGTGCCGTGTTCATCACCTCCGGCGCCGCCAGCAAGGCGACCGCCTATATCAGCCCCTACGCCGCCTCCAAGGCCGCGCTGGAGACGCTGGCGCGTGCCTGGGCGCAGGAGACCGCGAATACGAAGCTGCGCGTGAACCTGTTCAACCCCGGCCCGGTCCGCACCCGCATGCGCGCCACGCTGATGCCGGGCGAAGATCCGGCGACGCTCGACACGGCCGAGCAGGTCGCAGAATTCATCGTGCCGATGTGCGCGCCGGACTGGACCGAGACCGGCAGGTTCTACGACTACAAGACGCGAACCCTGATGAGCTTCCGCTCGCCGGCCTGA
- the purF gene encoding amidophosphoribosyltransferase: MRHPDQDAQLDLDTGPAALELQDDLEGDTLREECGVFGIYGHPDAAAITALGLHALQHRGQEAAGIVAYDGSRFHSERRLGLVGDTFSRREVIDRLPGTMAVGHVRYSTTGATILRNVQPLFAELNAGGLAVAHNGNLTNGLTLRRELVKNGAMMQSTTDTEVILHLVARSRRARFIERYIDALREIEGAYALVSLTNKKLVGARDPRGIRPLVLGELDGCPILTSETCALDIIGARFVRDIEPGEVIVFDENGQDIHKPFPPIAPRPCIFEYIYFSRPDSIVHGRSVYEVRKAFGAQLARESHVPVDVVVPVPDSGVPAAVGYSQHSGVPFELGIIRNHYVGRTFIQPTQAIRESGVRMKHSANRAAIEGKRIILIDDSLVRGTTSKKIVRMMRDAGAKEVHFRLASPPILYPDYYGIDLPDRGGLLAATHSLEEMREIIGADSLAFLSIDGMYRAMGEPGRDPANPKFSDHCFTGAYPTHLTDQTQTEPQPRQLSLLAEAS, from the coding sequence ATGCGACACCCTGACCAGGACGCCCAACTTGATCTCGATACCGGCCCAGCCGCGCTAGAGCTTCAGGACGACCTGGAGGGAGATACGCTCCGCGAGGAATGCGGCGTGTTCGGCATCTACGGACATCCGGACGCCGCGGCCATCACCGCCCTCGGGCTCCACGCCCTTCAGCACCGTGGCCAGGAAGCCGCCGGCATCGTCGCCTACGATGGCAGCCGCTTTCACTCGGAACGTCGCCTCGGCCTCGTCGGCGACACCTTCTCCCGCCGCGAGGTGATCGACCGCCTGCCCGGCACTATGGCGGTCGGCCATGTCCGCTATTCCACGACCGGCGCGACCATCCTGCGCAACGTGCAGCCGCTGTTCGCCGAGCTCAATGCCGGAGGCCTCGCGGTTGCCCACAACGGCAATCTCACCAACGGCCTGACGCTGCGCCGCGAACTCGTCAAGAACGGCGCGATGATGCAGTCGACCACCGACACCGAGGTGATCCTGCATCTGGTCGCGCGTTCCAGGCGCGCCCGCTTCATCGAGCGCTATATCGACGCGCTGCGAGAGATCGAAGGCGCCTATGCGCTGGTCTCGCTCACCAACAAGAAGCTGGTCGGCGCGCGCGATCCGCGCGGTATCCGCCCCTTGGTGCTAGGTGAGCTCGATGGCTGCCCGATCCTGACGTCGGAGACCTGCGCGCTCGACATCATCGGCGCGCGCTTCGTGCGCGACATCGAGCCTGGCGAAGTCATCGTGTTCGACGAGAACGGCCAGGACATCCACAAGCCGTTCCCGCCGATCGCGCCGCGGCCCTGCATCTTCGAATACATCTATTTCTCCCGTCCGGACTCCATCGTCCACGGCCGCTCGGTCTACGAGGTGCGCAAGGCCTTTGGCGCGCAGCTCGCACGCGAGAGCCACGTGCCGGTCGACGTCGTCGTGCCGGTGCCGGATTCGGGCGTGCCCGCCGCCGTCGGCTACAGCCAGCATTCCGGGGTGCCGTTCGAGCTCGGCATCATCCGCAACCATTATGTCGGGCGCACCTTCATCCAGCCGACACAGGCGATCCGCGAATCCGGCGTGCGCATGAAGCATTCGGCCAACCGCGCTGCGATCGAAGGCAAGCGCATCATCCTGATCGACGATTCGCTGGTGCGCGGCACCACCTCGAAGAAGATCGTGCGCATGATGCGCGATGCCGGCGCGAAGGAAGTGCACTTCCGCCTTGCTTCGCCCCCGATCCTCTATCCCGACTATTACGGCATCGACCTGCCCGACCGCGGCGGCCTTTTGGCCGCGACGCACTCCCTGGAGGAGATGCGCGAGATCATCGGCGCCGACTCACTCGCCTTCCTCTCGATCGACGGCATGTACCGCGCCATGGGCGAGCCCGGCCGCGATCCCGCCAATCCGAAATTCTCGGATCATTGTTTCACCGGCGCCTATCCGACCCACCTCACCGACCAGACCCAAACCGAGCCGCAGCCGCGGCAATTGTCGCTGCTGGCGGAGGCGAGCTAA
- a CDS encoding CvpA family protein has product MPVTLLDLILLGVMLISGLLAMVRGFMREILSIAAWGTAAIVTLYSFSKLLPTAKTYFNNDTVASVVVVAGVFVGTLIVVSVITVRISDMILDSRIGALDRTLGFLFGLARGLLIVVVAFLFFTWLVPDKQRPDWVSGAKSRVVLQGTGDWLMSLLPDDPENTILKRFKKNKPDDDQADTEQQPSGGGDGYSKSARDGMKKLIEKPAAR; this is encoded by the coding sequence ATGCCAGTAACACTCCTCGACCTGATCCTGCTCGGTGTGATGCTGATCTCGGGCCTGCTTGCCATGGTCCGCGGCTTCATGCGCGAAATCCTTTCCATCGCGGCCTGGGGCACCGCGGCGATCGTGACGCTGTACTCGTTCTCAAAGCTGCTGCCGACCGCCAAGACCTATTTCAACAACGACACCGTCGCGAGCGTGGTCGTGGTCGCCGGCGTCTTCGTCGGGACCCTGATCGTGGTCTCCGTGATCACGGTTCGGATCTCGGACATGATCCTGGATTCGCGCATTGGCGCGCTGGACCGCACCCTCGGGTTCCTGTTTGGGTTGGCGCGCGGGCTTTTGATTGTCGTGGTGGCCTTCCTGTTCTTCACCTGGCTGGTGCCGGACAAGCAGCGCCCTGACTGGGTCTCGGGTGCCAAGTCCCGCGTGGTGCTCCAGGGAACCGGGGATTGGCTGATGTCCCTCTTGCCTGACGACCCCGAGAACACCATCTTGAAGAGATTCAAGAAAAACAAACCAGATGATGATCAAGCTGACACCGAGCAGCAGCCTTCGGGCGGTGGCGACGGGTACAGTAAATCGGCTCGTGACGGCATGAAGAAGCTGATCGAGAAACCTGCGGCGCGTTGA
- the radA gene encoding DNA repair protein RadA has protein sequence MAKSTLSFVCQNCGAAYNRWQGKCESCGEWNTLAEEDTTGSVPVSIRSKRKGRTFALESLSGKTQDAPRLSSGMTELDRVTGGGFVRGSVLLVGGDPGIGKSTLLTQATSLMARAGHRIVYISGEEAIAQVRLRAERLGLSDAPVQLAAETSVEDIVSTLSEGAVPRLIVIDSIQTMWTDTVESAPGTVTQVRASAQTLIRFAKKTGAAIILVGHVTKDGQIAGPRVVEHMVDAVMSFEGEGSQQFRILRAVKNRFGPTDEIGVFEMTGLGLREVTNPSELFLSERDLGTPGTAVFAGIEGTRPVLVELQALVAPTSLGTPRRAVVGWDQSRLSMVLAVLEAHCGVKLSGHDVYLNVAGGLRIHEPAADMAAAAALVSSLVNAQLPTDAVYFGEISLSGVIRPVAQTPARLKEAVKLGFKRAVLPESARGGDTAGEAGLTLNAVNSLTTLVAEIAARGSRRGETNAPAEKNATPARFRRGEG, from the coding sequence ATGGCCAAATCCACGCTTTCCTTCGTCTGCCAGAACTGCGGCGCGGCGTATAACCGCTGGCAGGGCAAGTGCGAGTCCTGCGGCGAGTGGAATACGCTCGCCGAGGAGGACACGACCGGCAGCGTGCCGGTCTCGATCCGCTCCAAGCGCAAGGGGCGGACGTTTGCGCTGGAGAGTCTGTCCGGCAAAACCCAGGACGCCCCGCGCCTCTCGTCCGGCATGACCGAGCTCGATCGCGTTACCGGCGGCGGCTTCGTCCGCGGCTCGGTGCTGCTGGTCGGCGGCGATCCCGGCATCGGCAAGTCGACACTGCTGACGCAGGCGACCAGCCTGATGGCGCGCGCCGGCCACCGCATCGTCTATATCTCCGGCGAAGAAGCCATCGCCCAGGTGCGGCTGCGCGCCGAGCGGCTCGGGCTGTCGGATGCTCCCGTGCAGCTCGCGGCTGAGACGTCGGTGGAAGACATCGTCTCGACATTGTCCGAAGGCGCCGTCCCGCGGCTGATCGTGATCGACTCGATCCAGACCATGTGGACGGACACGGTGGAATCCGCGCCGGGCACGGTCACGCAGGTGCGCGCCTCGGCGCAGACGCTCATTCGTTTTGCCAAGAAGACGGGTGCAGCTATCATCCTGGTCGGCCACGTCACCAAGGACGGCCAGATCGCCGGCCCCCGCGTGGTCGAGCACATGGTCGATGCCGTGATGTCGTTCGAGGGCGAAGGCTCCCAGCAATTCCGCATCCTGCGCGCCGTCAAGAACCGCTTCGGCCCGACCGACGAGATCGGCGTGTTCGAGATGACGGGCCTTGGTCTGCGCGAGGTCACCAACCCGTCCGAGCTATTCCTGTCCGAGCGCGATCTCGGCACGCCAGGCACGGCAGTCTTCGCGGGCATCGAGGGCACGCGGCCCGTTCTGGTCGAATTGCAGGCGCTGGTGGCCCCGACCTCGCTCGGCACCCCGCGCCGCGCCGTGGTCGGCTGGGATCAGAGCCGGCTCTCGATGGTGCTGGCGGTGCTGGAAGCCCATTGCGGGGTCAAGCTCTCCGGCCACGACGTCTATCTGAACGTCGCGGGCGGCCTGCGCATCCACGAGCCGGCCGCCGATATGGCCGCCGCGGCCGCGCTGGTTTCCTCCCTGGTTAACGCGCAGTTACCCACCGATGCGGTCTATTTCGGCGAGATTTCGCTCTCCGGCGTCATTCGCCCGGTGGCGCAGACCCCGGCGCGGCTCAAGGAAGCGGTCAAGCTCGGCTTCAAGCGCGCCGTGCTGCCCGAATCGGCCCGTGGCGGCGATACCGCCGGTGAGGCTGGACTGACGCTGAACGCGGTCAACAGCCTGACGACCCTGGTGGCCGAAATCGCTGCCCGTGGCTCTCGCCGGGGCGAAACGAACGCACCGGCAGAGAAAAATGCCACACCAGCAAGATTCCGCCGTGGAGAGGGGTAG
- a CDS encoding patatin-like phospholipase family protein has translation MADDQCLTAMVFAGGLGLGAYHAGAFEAFTSAGGEVGWVAGSSAGAITGALIAGSAAVDRVANLRRYWHGPSGSIAAQTGNRHLFAWLSSINTRLLGHAGFFHPRLPIPASHFGGLYDLGPTRERLRHLIDFERLNAGQPRITICATDVESGDAVLFDSQSERIEIDHILASCGFLPEFAPVQVAGRWLADGGFSLNAPFDPVLEVSNPLRLYVIDLYARDGKVPDGIEAAAERKSDLTFGNQTFQRLRHALEARRLRAELQALTCNDTVYLLSYRPGAEEAGPEKSFDLSDVAMAQRWRAGFLDMQHTAWLAPGQNEVCSVRR, from the coding sequence ATGGCCGATGATCAGTGCCTGACGGCCATGGTCTTCGCCGGCGGTCTCGGGCTTGGCGCCTACCATGCCGGTGCGTTCGAGGCCTTCACGTCTGCCGGCGGTGAGGTGGGCTGGGTTGCCGGTTCATCGGCGGGCGCAATCACGGGCGCGCTGATCGCAGGGAGTGCGGCGGTCGATCGCGTCGCGAATTTGCGGCGGTACTGGCACGGGCCAAGCGGCTCGATTGCGGCACAGACCGGCAATCGTCATCTGTTCGCCTGGCTGAGCTCGATCAACACGCGGCTGTTGGGTCACGCCGGCTTCTTTCACCCCCGGCTGCCGATTCCAGCATCTCATTTCGGCGGACTCTACGATCTCGGCCCGACGCGGGAGCGCCTGCGACACCTGATCGATTTCGAACGCCTGAACGCCGGCCAGCCCCGTATCACCATTTGCGCGACGGACGTCGAAAGCGGGGATGCCGTCTTGTTCGATTCTCAGTCTGAGCGAATCGAGATCGATCACATCCTGGCCAGCTGCGGTTTCCTGCCCGAGTTTGCTCCCGTGCAGGTCGCCGGCAGATGGCTCGCCGATGGCGGGTTCTCGCTCAATGCGCCGTTTGATCCCGTGCTCGAGGTTTCGAATCCGCTGCGGCTCTATGTCATTGACCTCTATGCCCGGGACGGCAAAGTCCCTGACGGGATCGAGGCCGCGGCCGAGCGCAAGAGCGATCTGACGTTCGGCAACCAGACCTTTCAGCGGCTTCGCCACGCCCTCGAAGCGCGCCGGCTCCGCGCCGAACTCCAGGCTCTGACTTGTAACGACACGGTCTATCTCCTGAGCTATCGGCCCGGCGCCGAGGAGGCCGGGCCGGAGAAATCCTTCGACCTGTCGGACGTCGCGATGGCACAGAGATGGCGAGCGGGTTTTCTGGACATGCAACATACCGCATGGCTCGCTCCCGGCCAGAACGAGGTCTGCAGCGTGCGCCGCTGA
- a CDS encoding OpgC domain-containing protein has protein sequence MHDRPATPKPSALPSLKDSGRDLRIDACRGIALWCIFLDHVPNNIGSWLTLRNYGFSDAAEVFMFISGVTCALAYGKVWRCEGWTGLIRRTLRRSRDIYAAFLLLTLSCAILVYLAGGDRLADESNTRILLDQPGATLVHAAILQYCPVNTDVLPIFVLLHLLFAPLLWLLLRVPNVMLGASLALYALVHVFGWTIPAWPSGHWAFNPLAWQLLVVLGAWWTIEGERARPWVTSRTVLASAALYLVFSLIIALSWRVKLLDGMVPQALLKLFYPMDKSNLDPSRLLHFLALAVLAVWFVPPNRRGLTAIVMRGAILCGKNSLPIYCLGVLLTLASVLALLNVSEGLAMQIALSAAGVLMMIVAATLLNLIKIKRTQQLTIVVPMSARVEQEGWGAVGWRAWGGFAEGHANSDGPAARTSSAISGLRTGQPSQPPDLPDEFGRAQGGWASPKPAAMAARDTTATVPVGI, from the coding sequence ATGCATGATCGACCAGCCACCCCGAAGCCAAGCGCGCTGCCGAGTCTGAAAGATTCTGGTCGCGATCTGCGAATTGATGCCTGCCGCGGTATCGCGCTCTGGTGCATCTTTCTCGACCATGTTCCCAACAACATCGGAAGTTGGCTGACGCTGCGGAACTACGGCTTCAGCGATGCCGCGGAAGTATTCATGTTCATCTCGGGTGTGACCTGCGCACTGGCCTACGGCAAGGTATGGCGCTGCGAGGGCTGGACCGGCCTGATCAGGCGGACGCTGCGGCGAAGTCGGGATATTTATGCCGCGTTTCTGCTGCTCACGCTCTCCTGTGCGATCTTGGTTTACCTCGCAGGCGGGGACCGTCTTGCTGACGAGAGCAATACGCGGATTCTGTTGGACCAGCCAGGCGCGACGCTCGTGCACGCGGCAATCCTGCAATACTGCCCGGTAAATACCGACGTGTTGCCGATCTTCGTGCTTCTTCATCTCTTGTTCGCGCCGCTGCTGTGGCTGCTGCTGCGAGTACCGAACGTGATGCTCGGCGCCTCGCTGGCGCTTTATGCCCTGGTGCATGTATTCGGCTGGACGATACCGGCGTGGCCGAGCGGCCACTGGGCCTTCAATCCCCTGGCCTGGCAACTGCTTGTTGTTCTTGGCGCGTGGTGGACGATCGAAGGCGAGAGAGCGCGGCCATGGGTGACGTCACGCACGGTGCTTGCGTCTGCCGCTCTCTATCTGGTCTTCAGCCTGATCATCGCATTGAGCTGGAGGGTGAAACTATTGGACGGGATGGTCCCACAGGCGCTGCTGAAACTGTTTTATCCCATGGATAAATCAAATCTCGACCCATCCCGGCTGCTGCATTTTTTGGCCCTTGCAGTTTTGGCGGTATGGTTCGTGCCTCCCAATCGGCGAGGGCTGACGGCGATAGTGATGCGCGGTGCGATTCTCTGTGGCAAGAACTCGTTGCCGATCTACTGCCTCGGCGTTCTGCTTACGCTCGCCAGCGTCCTGGCGCTGCTCAATGTCTCGGAAGGGCTGGCGATGCAGATCGCGCTCAGCGCTGCTGGCGTCCTCATGATGATCGTGGCGGCGACGCTACTGAACTTGATCAAAATCAAACGGACTCAGCAGCTGACCATCGTAGTGCCTATGAGTGCGCGCGTCGAGCAAGAAGGCTGGGGCGCCGTCGGCTGGCGTGCCTGGGGTGGTTTCGCCGAGGGCCACGCGAATTCGGATGGACCGGCGGCCAGAACCTCGTCAGCGATTTCCGGTTTGCGGACGGGCCAGCCGAGCCAGCCGCCCGACCTGCCAGACGAATTTGGTCGGGCTCAAGGCGGATGGGCGTCGCCGAAGCCTGCAGCCATGGCGGCCAGGGATACGACAGCGACGGTTCCGGTCGGAATATAG